TCGGGAGGTGGATCCGCTAGCCACTCCGTGTGATGTGATCTTCTCCGCATGTCTTTCAGCAGGTTAGCCGCTATGGTATATAACCATGCAGCAAAACTTTTATTTGTGTTGTGCGAAGCCAGTTTTCGGTATGCCTTAATAAAGGTCTCCTGAGTCAGGTCTTGGGCATCCTGGTGATCCGCCCCCATTCCCCTCAGTAGGCCGTATATTTTATTTCTGTATCGGTTCACCACAAAGGCGTAATCCTCTTTACGGCCATCAAGTACACTGCTAATCCATTGTATTTCACTATTTTTCTCATTTCGCTCTAAACATTCCTCCACTGCTAAGCCTCCTTGGAGTTCTATACTATATAGACGAGCAATATTAGCGAAAACTCTCACTCGGGAGACGAAACATTTTTTTTGTAATAAGAAAAAGCCGGCTTTCGCAATGGCCAGCTTTAAGTTATGTAGGTATAGTTATCCGTTAGTTGAACGACTATCGC
This portion of the Paenibacillus sp. V4I7 genome encodes:
- a CDS encoding RNA polymerase sigma factor, with product MEECLERNEKNSEIQWISSVLDGRKEDYAFVVNRYRNKIYGLLRGMGADHQDAQDLTQETFIKAYRKLASHNTNKSFAAWLYTIAANLLKDMRRRSHHTEWLADPPPDHPPCENPEMVLLQEEQRTEVQVLIQQLPLNYRIVLLLRYTNDLSYVEMSEVLDVPINKVQNDLYRAKKRLKQMMTVEEVRTDGMLKPR